Proteins from a single region of Stappia sp. ES.058:
- the hisG gene encoding ATP phosphoribosyltransferase: MTPLTIAIPSKGRLQDNTHDFFARAGLPVRQPGGARNYRGRLGRFDAQEVEIAFLSASEIARELANGQAHLGVTGLDLVHETIADPETSVHTVTPLGFGFADVVVAVPDAWIDVSTMADLADVAAHFRARKGERLRVATKYVTLTRDFFARHGISDYRIVESAGATEGAPAAGTAELIVDITTTGSTLVANNLKILDDGVILKSQAHLVASLSASWSAEKLGFARVILDRIAAEERARGFREIRALVAAPELTARAAGDQFGAIAPFGTQVGQPLLLHCPATSAADCATLLRDHGAPHVSVTTLDYVFGTSNPLYDPLAEKVGS, from the coding sequence ATGACGCCATTGACCATCGCCATTCCCTCCAAGGGACGGCTGCAGGACAACACGCACGATTTCTTCGCCCGCGCCGGCCTGCCGGTGCGCCAGCCGGGCGGCGCGCGCAACTATCGCGGCCGCCTCGGCCGCTTCGACGCGCAGGAGGTGGAAATCGCCTTCCTCTCGGCGTCCGAGATCGCGCGCGAACTGGCCAACGGCCAGGCGCATCTCGGCGTCACCGGGCTCGATCTGGTGCATGAGACCATCGCCGATCCCGAAACCAGCGTGCACACCGTCACCCCGCTCGGCTTCGGCTTCGCCGATGTGGTGGTCGCGGTGCCCGACGCCTGGATCGACGTGTCGACCATGGCCGATCTCGCCGATGTCGCGGCGCATTTTCGCGCCCGCAAGGGCGAGCGGCTGCGGGTTGCGACCAAATACGTCACGCTGACGCGCGACTTCTTCGCCCGGCACGGGATTTCCGACTACCGGATCGTGGAAAGCGCCGGCGCGACAGAGGGCGCGCCGGCCGCCGGCACGGCGGAACTGATCGTCGACATCACCACCACCGGCTCGACGCTTGTCGCCAACAACCTGAAGATCCTCGACGACGGCGTCATCCTGAAGAGCCAGGCCCATCTGGTCGCCTCGCTGAGCGCGAGCTGGAGCGCGGAGAAACTGGGTTTTGCCCGCGTCATCCTCGACCGGATCGCAGCGGAAGAGCGCGCCCGGGGCTTCCGGGAAATCCGCGCGCTGGTGGCCGCGCCGGAGCTGACGGCGCGCGCCGCCGGCGACCAGTTCGGCGCGATTGCGCCCTTCGGCACCCAGGTCGGCCAGCCGCTGCTGCTGCATTGCCCGGCGACGAGCGCCGCCGATTGCGCGACGCTGCTGCGCGACCACGGCGCGCCGCATGTCAGCGTCACCACGCTCGATTATGTGTTCGGCACCAGCAACCCGCTCTACGATCCGCTGGCGGAAAAGGTCGGATCTTAA
- a CDS encoding ATP phosphoribosyltransferase regulatory subunit, translating to MTLPDPYAKLRGLFQDNGFPAMEPEILQPSRLFLDLIGEDIRGRMYLTGDRAGEELCLRPDYTLPVCRAHLDGGAAETPARYSYCGKVFRQRQDGAGEFMQAGVECLGRADLEAADADTLALALSALETLGVSDTRIHIGDEALFRAVLSGLNLPAVWERRLGDLFGERDRLDAAIAAMRGAGIEAERGDTSAAELARALDGLAPDTAQAAVAELLRLTGLKPIAGRSAGDIAERLLEQAALARHDPQTDRAADVLTRYLAIAGDPRASVETIATFAEDAGLDLTDALSSFSARLDAIAAHGISDRSLTFAADFGRRLDYYTGFVFEIHSAARETAGQIVGGGRYDKLLALLGATAHIPATGFSIWLDRI from the coding sequence TGATCGGCGAGGACATTCGCGGGCGCATGTATCTCACCGGCGACCGTGCCGGCGAGGAATTGTGCCTGCGTCCCGACTATACGCTTCCCGTCTGCCGGGCGCATCTCGACGGCGGCGCGGCGGAAACGCCGGCGCGCTATTCCTATTGCGGCAAGGTGTTCCGCCAGCGCCAGGACGGCGCGGGCGAATTCATGCAGGCCGGCGTCGAATGCCTGGGCCGCGCCGATCTGGAAGCCGCCGACGCCGACACGCTGGCGCTTGCGCTCTCAGCGCTGGAAACGCTCGGCGTTTCCGACACGCGCATCCACATCGGCGACGAGGCGCTGTTTCGCGCCGTGCTTTCGGGTCTGAACCTGCCTGCCGTGTGGGAGCGTCGTCTGGGCGATCTCTTCGGCGAGCGCGACCGGCTGGACGCGGCGATTGCAGCCATGCGCGGCGCAGGCATCGAGGCGGAGCGCGGCGACACATCCGCCGCAGAGCTTGCACGCGCGCTCGACGGGCTTGCGCCGGACACCGCACAGGCGGCGGTCGCCGAGCTTTTGCGCCTCACCGGACTCAAGCCGATTGCCGGGCGCAGCGCCGGCGACATCGCCGAACGGCTGCTGGAACAGGCAGCCCTTGCCCGCCACGATCCGCAAACCGACCGCGCCGCCGATGTGCTCACCCGCTATCTGGCGATTGCCGGCGATCCGCGCGCATCGGTCGAGACAATCGCGACCTTCGCCGAAGACGCCGGTCTCGACCTGACCGATGCGCTTTCAAGCTTCTCCGCGCGGCTCGACGCCATCGCCGCGCACGGGATTTCCGACCGATCCCTGACGTTTGCGGCCGATTTCGGCCGACGGCTGGACTATTACACGGGCTTCGTGTTCGAAATCCATTCCGCCGCGCGCGAGACGGCCGGCCAGATCGTCGGCGGCGGACGCTACGACAAGCTTCTGGCGCTGCTCGGCGCCACGGCTCATATTCCGGCCACCGGGTTCTCCATCTGGCTGGATCGCATTTGA